From the Senegalimassilia faecalis genome, one window contains:
- a CDS encoding IMP dehydrogenase produces the protein MAYYYDEPSRTFNEYLLVPGHTPATCIPASVSLKTPLVKYRKGQEECPLTLNIPMVSAIMAAVSDDNMAVALATEGGLSFIYGNQTIEQEAAMVARVKNYKAGFVESDANLSPEMTLNQVVELKEATGHSTMPVTDDGSAHGKLLGVVTERDYRLSRMTGEEKVAEFMTPLEKLVTASADTSLKEANDIIWDHKLNSLPLVDAEGKLTYMVFRKDYDNHKSNPNEMLDGHKRYMVGAGINSRDYAERVPALVEAGADVLCIDSSEGYSDWQKMTIEWVREHYGDSVKIGAGNVVDGEGFRFLAEAGADFVKIGIGGGSICITRETKGIGRGQATATIEVAKARDEYFKETGIYVPICSDGGIVYDHHISLALAMGADFVMLGRYFARFDESPSAKVMVNGTYMKEYWGEGSARARNWGRYDLGGKKSLSFEEGVDSYVPYAGPLKDSIAVTLLKIKSTMCNCGALTIPEFQDKAKLTVISSTSIVEGGAHDVLLKDKAPYASNMR, from the coding sequence ATGGCTTATTACTACGACGAGCCGTCACGTACGTTCAACGAGTATCTTCTGGTACCTGGTCATACGCCTGCAACGTGCATACCGGCGTCGGTGAGCCTGAAAACCCCGCTGGTCAAGTACCGTAAGGGCCAGGAAGAGTGCCCGCTTACGCTGAACATCCCCATGGTCAGCGCCATCATGGCCGCCGTTTCCGACGACAATATGGCCGTTGCCCTGGCAACCGAGGGCGGCCTTAGCTTCATTTACGGTAACCAAACCATCGAGCAGGAAGCTGCCATGGTTGCGCGCGTGAAGAACTACAAGGCTGGCTTCGTGGAGTCCGACGCGAACCTGTCGCCCGAGATGACGCTGAACCAGGTTGTGGAGCTGAAGGAGGCCACGGGCCATTCCACTATGCCCGTCACTGACGATGGCTCTGCGCATGGCAAGCTGCTGGGCGTGGTGACCGAGCGCGATTACCGCCTGTCCCGCATGACCGGTGAGGAAAAGGTCGCCGAGTTCATGACGCCGCTGGAGAAGCTGGTCACCGCTTCTGCGGACACGTCGCTCAAGGAAGCTAACGACATCATCTGGGATCACAAGCTGAATTCCCTGCCGCTGGTGGACGCCGAGGGCAAGCTGACCTACATGGTGTTCCGCAAGGACTACGACAACCATAAGTCCAACCCTAACGAGATGCTTGACGGCCACAAGCGCTACATGGTGGGCGCCGGTATCAACTCCCGCGACTACGCCGAGCGCGTTCCCGCCCTGGTGGAAGCCGGTGCGGACGTGCTGTGCATCGACAGCTCCGAGGGCTATTCCGACTGGCAGAAGATGACCATCGAGTGGGTGCGCGAGCACTACGGCGACTCCGTGAAGATTGGTGCCGGCAACGTAGTTGACGGCGAAGGCTTCCGCTTCTTGGCCGAGGCGGGCGCGGACTTCGTGAAGATCGGCATTGGCGGCGGTTCCATCTGCATCACGCGCGAGACGAAAGGCATCGGCCGCGGTCAGGCTACGGCCACCATCGAGGTTGCCAAGGCCCGCGACGAGTACTTCAAGGAAACCGGCATCTACGTGCCCATCTGCTCCGACGGCGGCATCGTCTACGACCATCACATCTCCCTGGCGCTGGCCATGGGCGCCGACTTCGTCATGCTGGGCCGTTACTTCGCCCGCTTCGACGAGTCCCCGTCGGCCAAGGTCATGGTCAACGGCACCTACATGAAGGAATACTGGGGCGAGGGTTCTGCCCGTGCCCGTAACTGGGGTCGCTACGACCTGGGCGGCAAGAAGTCGCTCAGCTTCGAAGAGGGCGTGGACAGCTACGTGCCCTACGCCGGCCCGCTTAAGGACAGCATTGCGGTGACGCTGCTGAAGATCAAGTCCACCATGTGCAATTGCGGCGCACTTACCATTCCCGAGTTCCAGGACAAGGCGAAGCTGACGGTTATCAGCTCCACGTCCATCGTCGAGGGCGGCGCGCACGACGTTCTGCTCAAGGACAAGGCGCCCTACGCCTCCAACATGCGCTAA
- a CDS encoding LysR family transcriptional regulator produces MTLQQLRYLIAIAEYGSINAAAQNLYASQSNLSTAIKELEQELGISIFTRSNRGVTLTNDGTELLGYARQVIEQANMLEARYANKEKPQARLAVSTQHYAFSVQAFVNVVEQCDGDYFDFIMRETTTAQIIDDVRSFRSEVGVLYLDAFNQRVMQKAFDDADVAFFPLFDAGVHVFVGENHPLAHRNIIKPDELTEWPRYSFEQGTTNSFYYSEEPLSYVEHTRNIRISDRGTLSNLLTSYNGYTLSTGVLSSEMHTGIVSIPLDTDERMTVGYIMHNERKPSPLLDRYIEELHRIISESEGVDPR; encoded by the coding sequence ATGACGCTGCAACAGCTTCGCTATTTAATTGCCATCGCGGAATATGGCTCCATCAACGCCGCCGCGCAGAACCTGTACGCCTCGCAGTCGAACCTTTCGACCGCCATTAAGGAACTTGAGCAGGAGCTAGGCATCTCCATATTTACGCGCAGCAACCGCGGAGTCACGCTGACGAACGACGGCACCGAGCTTTTGGGTTACGCGCGCCAGGTTATCGAGCAGGCGAACATGCTTGAGGCGCGCTACGCGAACAAGGAGAAGCCGCAGGCACGCCTGGCGGTTTCCACGCAGCATTACGCGTTCAGCGTGCAGGCGTTCGTGAATGTGGTGGAGCAATGCGACGGCGACTACTTCGATTTCATCATGCGAGAAACCACCACGGCCCAGATCATCGACGATGTGCGGTCATTCCGCAGCGAGGTGGGCGTGCTGTACCTTGACGCATTCAACCAGCGTGTGATGCAAAAGGCGTTCGACGATGCTGACGTGGCGTTTTTCCCGCTGTTCGACGCCGGCGTTCATGTGTTCGTGGGCGAAAACCACCCGCTGGCGCATCGCAACATCATCAAGCCCGACGAGCTGACCGAATGGCCACGCTATAGCTTCGAGCAAGGCACCACGAACTCGTTCTATTATTCCGAAGAGCCGCTGAGCTACGTTGAGCACACGCGCAACATCCGCATTTCGGACCGCGGCACGCTTTCCAACCTGCTGACCAGCTACAACGGCTACACGCTGTCCACCGGCGTGCTGTCAAGCGAAATGCACACGGGCATTGTGAGCATCCCGCTTGATACCGACGAGCGCATGACCGTCGGCTACATCATGCACAACGAGCGCAAGCCCTCCCCGCTGCTTGACCGCTACATCGAAGAGCTGCACCGCATCATCAGCGAAAGCGAAGGCGTCGACCCGCGGTAA
- the infA gene encoding translation initiation factor IF-1 — translation MTKQDVIELGGKVLEALPNAMFKVELENGHQILAHISGKMRMHYIKILPGDKVTVELSVYDLNRGRITYRFK, via the coding sequence TTGACCAAGCAAGATGTTATCGAACTGGGCGGTAAGGTTCTTGAAGCCCTGCCGAACGCCATGTTCAAGGTGGAGCTGGAAAACGGCCACCAAATCCTGGCCCACATTTCCGGCAAGATGCGTATGCATTACATCAAGATCTTGCCCGGCGACAAGGTGACGGTCGAGCTGTCCGTCTACGACTTGAACCGCGGGCGCATCACGTACCGCTTCAAGTAG
- the rpmJ gene encoding 50S ribosomal protein L36, producing the protein MKVRPSVKKMCDKCKIIRRHGKVLVICENPRHKQRQG; encoded by the coding sequence ATGAAGGTACGTCCTTCGGTCAAGAAAATGTGCGACAAGTGCAAGATCATTCGACGCCATGGCAAGGTCCTCGTGATTTGCGAGAACCCCCGTCATAAGCAGCGTCAAGGCTAG
- the rpsM gene encoding 30S ribosomal protein S13, translated as MARLVGVDLPRGKRIEVGLTYIYGIGLTTSKKILAETGINPDTRTNDLTEEELVKLRDYIQGNLKVEGDLHREVSQNIKRLMEIGCYRGLRHRKGLPVRGQRTHTNARTRKGPRKQIGGKKK; from the coding sequence ATGGCACGTCTTGTTGGTGTCGACCTTCCTCGCGGCAAGCGCATTGAAGTCGGCTTGACCTACATTTACGGCATTGGCCTGACCACGTCCAAGAAGATCTTGGCCGAGACGGGCATCAACCCCGACACGCGCACGAACGACCTCACCGAGGAAGAGCTCGTGAAGCTCCGCGACTACATCCAGGGCAACCTCAAGGTTGAGGGCGATCTGCATCGCGAGGTTTCTCAGAACATTAAGCGCCTTATGGAAATCGGCTGCTACCGTGGCCTGCGTCACCGCAAGGGCCTGCCCGTTCGCGGTCAGCGCACCCACACGAACGCTCGTACCCGCAAGGGTCCGCGCAAGCAAATCGGCGGCAAGAAGAAGTAA